GTTCGGCGGCGACGATCTCGTCCGGCTCGGCCACCACCACGTGATCGAACTCCAGGCCCTTGACCTCGGTCGCCGGCCGCACGCTCACCCGTTCGCCGCACCCGTCCAGAGCCGTGGCCAGCGAATTCACGCGTTCCGCCGAGCAGATCACCGCGATCGAGCCCGCCAGCTCCAGCGCCGCCCGGACCCGCTCGACGACGGCCGCGGTGAGGTCCGAGGTCCGCCGGACGTCGAGCAGACCGTCGCCACGCACGGACCGCACGACCGGCACGGTCACCTTCAGGTGCGGCAGCAGACGATTCGCGTACGCCAGAACGACCGCCGGCACCCGGAACCCGAGCGTCAGCGCGGTCACCGTCGCATCGGGTTTCCCCAGGTGGCCCAGCTGCACCCGCCAATCCGCCGCGGCCCACGCGCTGGTGCCCTGCGCCAGGTCCCCGAGCACGGTCACCGACCCGTGCCGGCTGCGCCGCGCCAGGACCCGGCACTGCATCGGCGACAGGTCCTGCGCCTCGTCGACCACGATGTGCCCGAACCCGGCCGGGTGCTCGATCGCGCCGGCGATCTCGTCCAGCAGCACCCGGTCGGCCGCCGTCCACCTGGCGCTCTTCCAGCTGCGCGGCGGCCGGGCCCAGAGCAGCGCCTGCTGTTCGGCGTCGGACAGGATCCCGTCGGCGGCGAGCTTCAGCGCGTCCGCGTCGCCGAGCAGCCCGGCCAGCACCTCCTCGGGCCGGACCCGGGGCCAGCACCGGTCGAGGATCGCGGTGACCGGCTGGGACCGGCCGGTCTTGTCGAGCCACTTCCGGTTCGGGGACTCGCCGTGGTACTCCAGTTGCCGCTGGAGGAGGGCGACGATGCGGGTGCGGAGTCTTTCCCGGCCCAGGGCGTACGGCAGGTCCTCGGTGGTGATCCTGGCGAACTCGCGCGCCAGGGCGGTGGCCGTGACCCGCAGACGGTAGGAGCCGTCGGTGAGCACGATGCCGTCGGTGGGTTCACGGAGGCGGCCGACGAGCGCGCGCCGCAGCACGGCGGCCGTCCGGACGTCGTGCTTGACCAGCGCGGCCTGGTCGGCATCGGTGGCGCGCGGTTCCGCAGAGGTCAGCAGGCCGTCCAGGGTGCGCTGCTGGACGTCGACCTCGCCGAGCGCCGGGAGGACGGCGGCGATGTACTCCAGGAAGGTCGGGTTCGGGCCGACCACCAGCACCCCGGTGCGTTTGAGCTGACGGCGGTGGGCGTAGAGCAGGTAGGCGGCGCGGTGCAGGCCGACCGCGGTTTTGCCGGTCCCGGGACCGCCCTGGACGCAGAGCGACTGATCGAGATCGGCCCGGACCAGCTCGTCCTGCTCGGGCTGGATGGTCGCCACGATGTCCCGCATCGGGCCGACGCGCGGGCGTTCGATCTCCTCGGCCAGCAGCCGGCTGGTGGTGCCGAGCTCCTCACCGCGGTCCAGGTGCTCGTCCTCGAAACCGGTCAGCCGGATCGGCGATCGGTTGCTCCAGCCGTAGCGGCGGCGGACCGCGACGCCGTGCCGATCGGTGGCGCTGGCCCGGTAGAACAGCGACGACACCGGCGCCCGCCAGTCGATCACCAGGGGCGGGCCCTGCTCCTCGGTGATCCGCCGCCGCCCGATGTAGTACCGCTGGTCGCGGTGCTCGCCCTCGGTGAACGTCAGCCGCCCGAAGTACGGCGCGCCCTCGGGCTCCTCGGCCAGCTCCTTGACGTGGCTCTTCAGCATCCGGCCGAGGGTCTCCGCGGTGTACCGGTCCCCCGCGACCTGCGCGCCGGTCGCGACCCGCATCCGCGCGTGGTCGAGCATCCAGTCCTGCGCCGCCCGGACGCGGGCCATGTAGTCGTGTTCTTCTGCCAGGGTCGCCATGTCCTGCAACCTAGTCATAAACGTTACTTGGTTACAAGTTTGACCGGGTGATAGGTTGACCCGGTGAGGGAGACGGGATTGCGGGAGCTGAAGAAGCGGCGCACGTTCGACGCGGTCTCCGCGATCGCCATCGGGATGTTCCTGGAGCAGGGCTTCGACCGGGTGTCGGTGAGCGACATCGCGGCGGCGGCGGAGATCTCCAAGCCGACCCTGTTCCGCTACTTCCCGTCGAAGGAGGACCTGGTCCTGCACCGGATCGCCGACCACGCCGGCGAGCCGGCGCGGGTGGTGGCCGCGCGGGCGCCGGGCCAGTCCCCCGTCGACGCGTTGCATCGGCGTTTCCTCGACGGGCTATCGAGCCGCGATCCGGTGACCGGGCTCAATGACGTACCGGAAGTGCTGGCCTTTCATGATCTTGTCTTCTCGACGCCGAGCCTGGCCACCCGGGTGCACGACTATCAGGTGCGCGACGAGGAGAGCCTGGCGGCGGCGCTGCCCGCGGCCGATCCGCTGACCGCGCGCCTGGCCGCCGCGCAGATCCTCGCGGTCCAGCGGGTGCTGGCGCGGGAGAACTGGCGGCGGCTCTCGGCGGGCGAGTCCGCGGACGCGCTGTATCCGGCGGCCGTGCGGGCGGCGGACGCGGCGTTCGGGCAGCTCCGCGGCGGGATCGATCAGGTGTAGGTGACGTTCACCTTGAAGTTGGTGGTGAACAGCGCCCACGACTTCGGGTCATGGGTGTCCATGACCTGGCTCCGCAGGCTGTCGACCAGGTTCGGGCCGGTCGCGACCCGGGCATCCAGTTCCGGGTCGTACGCGGTCGGCGGCAGGCCCCAGATCGCGCCGATGGTCCGGTTGACCGTGCTGAGCCCGATGTAGTCGCTGGGATCCGCCGGGTTTTTCGGCAGGCGTCGCTGCCCGCCCGCCACCTGGTCGGGGTTGTGCAGGGTGGCGAGCTGTTTCGCCGAATCGGCCAGCCCCTCCCAGATGCCGCCCTCCGCGGTGTTGGTCTCCAGCAGATCGGTGAACAGCTTCCGGTTCTTCTTCCGCCACCCGGTCTGCGAGTTGCTGCGCCCCAGGATGTCCTTGGCCCATTGCCGGCCCTCCTCCTGGAGGTCGAAGCTGACGAGCAGCGAGCGAATGGCCGCGGGGTCGTCCTCGACCTTCTTGAGTGCCGCGATCGCCGCCCGGAGCCGCCTGCCCTTCTCCGGGCCGAGCCCTCGGCTCCCGGCCAGCGCCTCCTCCTCGAAAGCCCGCTGCAAGAGGACCTGATGCAGCTTGAGGAGGTAGCCGTCGGGCCGCTTCTTGGGCCAGTCGCTCCAGTTGACCTCCTCTTTCCAGGCCTGGAACAGGTCGGTCGCGATGAACCATTCGTCGAGCGGCTTGTTGTTCAGCTCGCGCTCCTGAATGGCGAGCTGACGGTCGAGCTCGGCCTTCCAGCGCTTGGTCAGAGCCTTGTCCTTCGCGTATTTTTTCGGCACGGCGATCCGGATGTCGACCGTCTTGAGTGGCATCGGCTGGACCTTGCCGAGCTCCGCGAGGCTCTTCGCCCTGGTCCTCGTCTTCAGGCCCAGGAAGGCGTCGAGCGTGGCCTGTTTCTCCTTCGGCCGGCCCTGCTGGACGCGGAGGATGTTGACGTCCTCCTCGCTGGAGATCGACTCGCCGGCTTCCTCGAAGAGCTCGACGACGTCCCGGCCGAGCGGGAGCACCTCCCCGCGCTTCTCGGCGAGCAGGCTCTTCACCGGAGTTCCGTCGCCGTCGACGAACGTCCCGGTCTCCCGGTCCTGCTGGAGCAGCAGATCGACGAAGACCGATTGCGGTACCGGATCGAGGACCCGCGCGACGGTGTCCTCGTCCGCGTCGTCCATCGCCACGTCGGGGGCTGTCGGCCGGATGGTGGTGGGTGCGACGATCTCGCCGCTCTTGGTGCGGAACGGCCGGAAGCCGTCGCTGCCGCTCTCCTCCAGGCTGTTCCGCTTCGTCTTCTTCTTACTGATCGTCACCGGCTTCGGCTTGGTGCCGCTGGACAGATGCGACTCGGTGGCCTTGCGTTTCCTGATGCCTTGCATGGCGCTCTCCTTCCGGTCGGGGGGGGGGGCCGGGGCCCGGGGGCCCCGGCCGTTTCGTCACGCCATCCGGGCCTGGTAGGTGAGCACCAGGCCGACGTCCGCCAGCGCGGACCTGTCGCCGTCGACGGTGAACTCCCAGGTCTTCGAGCCGTCGTCGGAGACCGAGAGCCCGGGTGTCGGCAGCAGCTTCGCCGGGGCCAGCGTCAGCGCCGGGTCGCCACCGAGCACCAGCTCGGCGGAGCCGCCGTCGGCCAGCTCGTAGGCGGCCAGCGCCCCGCCGATCTGGCGGCTCGCCATGCCCGGGAACAGGTCCGTGGTCAGCGGCAGGACCAGCCGGTCGGCGCCGTTCAGGAACTGCTCCCAGGCCTCCGGGAACTCGCGGGCCACGTCGAAGAACCGCGCCGCCGGCCGGGGCCGCTGCATGCCGCGGACCGCGTTGGCGAACGCCTCGCCGCCGTGCTCCGCCGTGTACTTCACGGTGACCAGCACGTCGTAAAGCTCGCCGCCGTGGAACATGGTGCGGTCCAGCCGCCAGGTGGAGACCGCGCCGGTGCCCTCGAACGGCAGGTAGCGCTCGTCGTCGAACCGCAGCTCGAACAGGCCGTTGTTGTCCCGGCCGCCGTCCGGCTGGGACAGCGCGATCTGCTGGCTGGCCCGCCAGTCCGCGCGGATCGACTCCGGCGCGGCGCCGGTCGGCGACAGCAGGTGCTTGACCGCCCGCGGGTCGGCCGCCAGCACGGTCTTGTGCCCGAGCTGGGTGAGCGTGCCGTTCAGGCCGAGCGGCTGGCCCTCCTGGTCGAGGAAGGTGACGGTCACCGTACGGATCTGGCGCTTGAAGTGTCCCGGGAAGTCCTCGTCGAACAGCGCCTCGGTGAGCGCGAACTCGCAGTTGCCGGACTGCCGCAGCCGCAGCATCGCGATCGGGTCGAGGTCCAGCAGCGAGATCTGCTTGGTGATCTCCAGCCCGCGGGCGCCGCCGTCGAGCTGCGCCTTGCCGAGCCGTTCCAGGTCGACGCCGAGCGAGGCCCCGGCGAGCAGGCCGTTGCGGCGGTTGTCCCAGTACACCGGCCGGATGAAGCTGTCACTGACGCCGTTCTCGAACTGGTACGCCCGCTCGGCTGCCTTCGCCGTCTCGTACGCCAGGTGGTACAGCTGGAAGTAGAGCCCGGACGCCCGCCCGGCCATCCACCCGTAAAGCTGCGCGCTGGGGAACTTGTCGGTGAGGAACGCGCCGACCGCCTTGCTGTGCGCGATCTCCTGCGCCTGGAGGTCGGCCTCGCGCCGGGCCACCGCGACCTGCTCGCCGGCCGCCGCGATCCGGTGCACCAGTTGCTCGCCGTCGTTCCTGGCGGTGGCCAGTTGCAGGTCCCAGTCCTGGGCGGTGCGCTGGAACTGCGCCTGCACGCCGAGCGTCTCGCCGACCATGCTGTACGCCTCACCGAACGCCGACAGCACCTGCCCGGTGGTGTTCAGCGCCTCGCCGACGTTGATCCCGCCGGCCTCGGTGCCGAAGTTGAACACCCCGATCTTGATCTGCGGCAGCGCGTACGCGATCGCCGCGCCGACCTGGAGCCAGCCGGAGTCCATGTGCAGCTCCGCGGCCTTGCTCATCATCTCGATCTGGCCGCGTTCCAGCGCCGACATGCCGTCGTCGATCAGCCGCTGGTAATGCGCGACCCGGGCGGCCGCACCCGCCTGCCCGGCGAGCAGCTCGCGCACGTTCGCCTCGGCGATCTCGATCTCGCTCTGCTTGAGCGCCACGGTCATCGCCTGGATGGCCTGCTCCTGGCGGTTCTGGAGCAGGCTGAGCTCCTCGGCGCTGCCGCGTTCCAGCACGGACAGCAGCTCGCCGCCGTACTGCGCGACCTTCTCGGCCAGTTCCTGCGCCCGGCGGAACATGGTGGCGAACCGGTACGCCGGCGGGGCCACCGCCTGGTCGGCCACCACGGTGTCCGGCGCGGCCCCGGCCGCGGCGGCCTGGACCAGCGCCATGGGGTCGATCGGCGGGGCGAACAGCGGGAGCGGCGCCGCGACACCGAGGATGGTCAGCGACTCGCGGATCTTGTGCAGGCGGTCCTCGACCCGGGTCCAGTACTCCTGGAACAGCGCGTTCTCCGGGATCGCGAAGTACCGGTCGGCCACCCCGGCGTGCACCGAGCCGGCGCCGGCGAGCAGGTCCCCGCCGCCGGTGAGGTAACCGACCAGATCCAGGTCCGCCAGGTCCAGGTCGGCGTAGGTCTCGGCGCGCGGCAGCAGCCGGGTCCCGAGCCGCTCCGGCGGGGCGCCGAGCAGGTCGTACGCGAACACGTACAGCATCCGCGCCTGGTCCACGCTCTCCGGGGTGTACTGCCGGAACAGCAGGTCGGCCCAGTCGAGCAGGTTGTCGACGTACCCCATCACCACGGCCCGCCGGTACGCGGCCGGGCGCAGCTCGGCGATGGCGTGCGGGTCGAACGGCCGGTCCCGGTACGCCTCCAGCAGGTTCTCGTGGTCACCCAGCGCGCCGAACACCTTCTCCAGGTCCGCCGCGATCAGCGAGTGCTCCGTGAGCATGCCGACGATCTCCCGCTGCGCCGGTGTCGCGGGGTTCAGCCCGGCCAGCGCGGCCGCCACCGCGGCGTGGTTCGCCGCCGTGGTCAGCACGGTGTAGCCGCCCAGCTCGACGTCCCCGGCCGGCTCCCGGTTGCCCAGCACGGCCGGCGCCACGTCGCGCAGCGCCGTGATCACCGTGGTCAGCGCGGGGGCCAGCCTGTCGGCCACCGGCAACCCGGCCTCGACGGCGGCGGCCAGCGCGACCGTGAGGTCGGCGGCGAGCGCCGGCGGGTCGGTGGTCAGGAACGGCAGGAATCGCCAGTACGACCGGAGGTTGGTCGGGTCGAAGACGTACTGGTACCACTTGCGGGCGTCGGCGAACCGCTGCCCGTTGTTGAGCGCCTGGGCGATCAGCAGCGGCGCGTGGAAGAAGACCTCCCAGTAATACATGCCGTTCGCGCTGCGGAAGTCCAGGTGCGACCCGGTCGGCAGGCGCCCGGGGTCGACCATGCCCGACCGGACCCGGACCGCGTCGGTCGCCGTCTCCGACGTGCTGACCAGCACCTCGTCGGTCTGCTGGGTGGCCAGGTCGAGCAGGGCCGGCACCCCGCCGGAGAGCAGCCGGCGGCTCAGCTGCGAGGCGGTGCCGCTGGTGAGCCGGATCAGCTCGAACGGCAGTGACGACAACTCGTACGGCCGGCGGACGGTCAGTGTCGTGGAGTGCCGGTGGAAGCCGGCGCCGGTGAACAGGTAGAGCCCGGTCTTGCTGTCCAGCACCCCGTCGAACGGCGTGCCGGGCCGGGGCATCTCCGCCCACGCCCCGGTGATCAGCTGGGACACCGGCAGCGTGGTCGGCTCCTGGGTGACCGGCACCCTGGTGTAGCGGTTGGCGCTGAACACGTACATCTGGTCGTCGCGCTGGAACACTCCGCTGACGCCGCGCGGCAGCTTCTGCGGGTAGGTGTCGTCGACGAACCGGCCGATGGCGCTGCCGTTGAGGGTGTAGCGGTACAGCTCGCGCACCGTGCCACCGGACGCGCTCAGGTACAGCTTGCCGCCGGCCACCCAGGCCGCGTCGATCGCCAGCCTGTCCGGCAGGTCGGTCGTGACGTGGTACGGCCGGGTGACCCTGCTGGTCCCGGTGACGGCCAGGTACGTGCGCTTCTTGTTGTCGAAGAAGTACGCGGTGCCGGCGTGCCAGTGCGCCTCGCTGATCACGAAGTCGGTGGGGATGCCCTCCTGGTTGCCGCTCAGTGTCCCGAGGCTCAGGCTCGTGGTCTCCCACCACTGCTTGTCCGAGGCCGACGTGGGGAGCGGGAACTTGGCGTACTGGGTGCCGCCGATGACGTACGTCGCCTTGTCGGTCGTCATGATCGTGACGATCTTGCCGAAGTCGGCGGGCAGCCCCAGCTGCTCGCGCTGGGTCTTGATCGGGATCGGCTTGCCGATCCCGTCGGCGGTCGAGATGATCACCGACTCGTCGGTGTGGTGGTAGAAGTACTCGTTCTTCTTGGCGTCCGTGAACGCCACGTCGATCCTGTCCAGCTTCGGCAGCCTGTCCTCCGGCACGGCGCCGATCGGCTGCGGGTAGCCCGGGTCGATCTGGCCGAACGGGGTGCCGGTGCTGCGCACGTACTGGGCGCCGTAGAAGACGAACGTCTGGTTCCCGCGGGTGAGCACCGCGTCGATGTCGGTGGATTCGGGCAGCATGGTGGGGATCAGGCCCCAGCGGGTCGCGTACCCCGACGGATCGGTCGCGGTACCGTCCGGCGCGATGCTCAGGAACTGCCGGTCGCTGTTGCGGAAGAAGTAGCGGGTCCCGTCGGGCAGCTCGACCGCCGCGTCCACCCGGGTCCACGACTTCGGCACCCGCTCGGTGCCGGCCTCGGCGAACGCGACGAACGGGGCGTTCTCCGGTTCCGGCGCGGTCACCGGCCGGCACAGGAAGCTGCCGCCCTTGACGTCCACGCTGAACCACGGCCACGACTCGGCGCCGGCCGGGGTGTGGAAGCGCACCACGTCGGCCGGGTTCACCGGGTCCTGGAAGATCTGCGACACCCGCTCGGTGGTGGCGGCCGCGTTCACCGACGACTCCAGGTCGTCGGCGATCTCCAGGGCCTTGGCGGCCGGGTCCTTGGCCGCGGTCACCTCCGGCAGGGCGTCGGCGTACAGCTCGGGGTTGAGGTCGAAGAGCACGGCGGCACGCCGGCCGGTGGCGCCGGCCGCGGTCGCGGTGTAGGAGCAGGACACCCGGATCGACATCCGGTCGCCGGTCATCTGCGGGCGGACCAGCAGGGTGATCCCGGTGATCGTGCCGTTCTCGCCGGCGCCGGTGCCCAGCTCCTGGGCCGGCATCCACTCCTTGTTCAGGTTCTCGAACGAGTAGAAGATCTTGACGCGTTCCTTCTTGGCCTGCGCGGAGACGGTCTGCTTGTCGCCCTCGGTGTGCGCGGTCACCACCGCCGTCGACGGGTCGTCCTCGCCGACCGGCTCGGACACCGCCCAGAACACGAAGACCCGGCCGAACGCGTGCACCGGATGCACCAGGTCGGCGTCGATCCGCAGGTCCACCGGCGACCACGGCTCCCACTGCGCGGACAGCTTCTCCCGGCTGCCGAACTCGGCCCGCCGGTAGTAGTAGCGCCGCGGGTCGGTCCTGGTCCGGCCGAACACCACCAGCCGGCGCGGACCGGCCGGGTCCTGGTCCTTGGTGTACACGTAGCCGCCCGCGATGGTCAGCCGGGACACCTCGGCGTACTCGTCGAGGTAGCGCTTGTACGCCTTCTCCACCGCCGCCGGGGTGATCTCACCCTGCAACAGGTCGCTCTCCAGCTGGGCGAACGCCGGCGTCTTGTCGGTACGCAGCTCGGGCCGCAGGTAGTTCTCCGGGTACAGGAACACCTTGCGGTTGGCCTCCCAGACCCGGTAGTCGTGCATCCACTCCCACCAGTCCTTGATCTTCTGGCGGAACGCCTCCGCCGCGGCCGCGCCGCCGTCGCCGTCCTCCAGGCCGAGCAGGTAGCGGTGCAGGTAGAGCTGCACGGCGGCGATCGCCTCCCGGACCCGCGAGGTCATCCCGCGGCTGCCCATGTCGACGTCGATGAGGAACCGGTCGAACAGGTCACGCGAGTCGGTCAGCCCCAGCTCGGCCAGCACGGCCGGCACCAGCGCCGACCGCCGGGCCAGGTTCAGCTCGTCGTGGATCTGCCGGGCCAGCACCGGCCAGCCGGCGCCGGCCTTGGCGGCCAGCAGCTCGTTCAGGCTGCCGCAGGCCCGGTCCAGGTCGAGGGCGTCCCGGTCGAACAGCGGCGTCCAGACGTCGGCGAACACCCGGGACGGTCCGGCGCCGAACCGGTCGGCCAGCGCGAACAGGCCGGCCGCCGCCAGCAGGAACTCCAGCTCGAACCGCTCCTCGTCGGCGGCGCCGCCGGTCAGGAAGCGGCTGTTGCGCCGGCACCACTTCAGCTCGCCGGCGTCCCAGCCGAACGCGTCGGCCACCCGCTGGTAAGGGTCGGTCACCGGGTCGAGGCCCGGCAGCAGGAAACCGTCGAGGCCACGGCCACGCAGCAGCGCGGTGAACCGCTCGATGGCCCGCACGTCGTCGATCCGGTAGTCGGCGCCGTCGCTGAACCGGTGCCGCAGCAGGGCCGGCCGGACCGGGTGGGCCGGGTCGAAGTCGTCGTCCTGGTATCGCACGAACTGCTCGCCTGCGGTCAGATAGACGCGGCCGTGCAGCCGGAACCCGCCGTCGAAGGTGGTCTGCTCACCCCACCGCCCGGCGATCCGCAGCGGGTATCCCTCGTCGGCCGTCTCCGGTCCCCGGGAGTACCTGAGGTACTGACCGCCGCGGAAGGCGTACAGCTCGCCGCCCGCGGTGACGAAGGCGGCGTCGATCGGGCGGCCGGCGCCGAACTCACTGTCCACCACACCCCATCTGCCCGCGACCGGGGCGGCGGTGCCCCCGCTGAACCAGGTGC
Above is a genomic segment from Actinoplanes ianthinogenes containing:
- a CDS encoding HelD family protein; its protein translation is MATLAEEHDYMARVRAAQDWMLDHARMRVATGAQVAGDRYTAETLGRMLKSHVKELAEEPEGAPYFGRLTFTEGEHRDQRYYIGRRRITEEQGPPLVIDWRAPVSSLFYRASATDRHGVAVRRRYGWSNRSPIRLTGFEDEHLDRGEELGTTSRLLAEEIERPRVGPMRDIVATIQPEQDELVRADLDQSLCVQGGPGTGKTAVGLHRAAYLLYAHRRQLKRTGVLVVGPNPTFLEYIAAVLPALGEVDVQQRTLDGLLTSAEPRATDADQAALVKHDVRTAAVLRRALVGRLREPTDGIVLTDGSYRLRVTATALAREFARITTEDLPYALGRERLRTRIVALLQRQLEYHGESPNRKWLDKTGRSQPVTAILDRCWPRVRPEEVLAGLLGDADALKLAADGILSDAEQQALLWARPPRSWKSARWTAADRVLLDEIAGAIEHPAGFGHIVVDEAQDLSPMQCRVLARRSRHGSVTVLGDLAQGTSAWAAADWRVQLGHLGKPDATVTALTLGFRVPAVVLAYANRLLPHLKVTVPVVRSVRGDGLLDVRRTSDLTAAVVERVRAALELAGSIAVICSAERVNSLATALDGCGERVSVRPATEVKGLEFDHVVVAEPDEIVAAEPRGIHRLYVVLTRAVSRLEVVHTGESGGWDLPFHAAHHVARR
- a CDS encoding TetR family transcriptional regulator, with the translated sequence MRETGLRELKKRRTFDAVSAIAIGMFLEQGFDRVSVSDIAAAAEISKPTLFRYFPSKEDLVLHRIADHAGEPARVVAARAPGQSPVDALHRRFLDGLSSRDPVTGLNDVPEVLAFHDLVFSTPSLATRVHDYQVRDEESLAAALPAADPLTARLAAAQILAVQRVLARENWRRLSAGESADALYPAAVRAADAAFGQLRGGIDQV
- a CDS encoding polymorphic toxin type 15 domain-containing protein — protein: MQGIRKRKATESHLSSGTKPKPVTISKKKTKRNSLEESGSDGFRPFRTKSGEIVAPTTIRPTAPDVAMDDADEDTVARVLDPVPQSVFVDLLLQQDRETGTFVDGDGTPVKSLLAEKRGEVLPLGRDVVELFEEAGESISSEEDVNILRVQQGRPKEKQATLDAFLGLKTRTRAKSLAELGKVQPMPLKTVDIRIAVPKKYAKDKALTKRWKAELDRQLAIQERELNNKPLDEWFIATDLFQAWKEEVNWSDWPKKRPDGYLLKLHQVLLQRAFEEEALAGSRGLGPEKGRRLRAAIAALKKVEDDPAAIRSLLVSFDLQEEGRQWAKDILGRSNSQTGWRKKNRKLFTDLLETNTAEGGIWEGLADSAKQLATLHNPDQVAGGQRRLPKNPADPSDYIGLSTVNRTIGAIWGLPPTAYDPELDARVATGPNLVDSLRSQVMDTHDPKSWALFTTNFKVNVTYT
- a CDS encoding neuraminidase-like domain-containing protein codes for the protein MPDAVLTSGDTQLVVTGGRFLQHDPATGTWSYPRPLERMWRGLGEAEGLRTAFTGADGAAYFFFADGFTRYAAGVAEPRRAIREYWGLTRNNFLGGGDDVVDAAVVAGEHTFLFSGDQYVRYSTADCRYADDGYPKAIVGNLRTEAGFTGLPVAFDDEVAQRFADGSRSMIDAAVAGGRTVYLFTGRTCHSVDTAATAEYDIDRLGRIRNTIAERQRVDAALVQGRHTYLFSGDQVVRYTGGEYGLVDDGYPKPIADFEPAALPAAFQDGVDAAFQAPDGALHFFTGRTWFSGGTAAPVAGRWGVVDSEFGAGRPIDAAFVTAGGELYAFRGGQYLRYSRGPETADEGYPLRIAGRWGEQTTFDGGFRLHGRVYLTAGEQFVRYQDDDFDPAHPVRPALLRHRFSDGADYRIDDVRAIERFTALLRGRGLDGFLLPGLDPVTDPYQRVADAFGWDAGELKWCRRNSRFLTGGAADEERFELEFLLAAAGLFALADRFGAGPSRVFADVWTPLFDRDALDLDRACGSLNELLAAKAGAGWPVLARQIHDELNLARRSALVPAVLAELGLTDSRDLFDRFLIDVDMGSRGMTSRVREAIAAVQLYLHRYLLGLEDGDGGAAAAEAFRQKIKDWWEWMHDYRVWEANRKVFLYPENYLRPELRTDKTPAFAQLESDLLQGEITPAAVEKAYKRYLDEYAEVSRLTIAGGYVYTKDQDPAGPRRLVVFGRTRTDPRRYYYRRAEFGSREKLSAQWEPWSPVDLRIDADLVHPVHAFGRVFVFWAVSEPVGEDDPSTAVVTAHTEGDKQTVSAQAKKERVKIFYSFENLNKEWMPAQELGTGAGENGTITGITLLVRPQMTGDRMSIRVSCSYTATAAGATGRRAAVLFDLNPELYADALPEVTAAKDPAAKALEIADDLESSVNAAATTERVSQIFQDPVNPADVVRFHTPAGAESWPWFSVDVKGGSFLCRPVTAPEPENAPFVAFAEAGTERVPKSWTRVDAAVELPDGTRYFFRNSDRQFLSIAPDGTATDPSGYATRWGLIPTMLPESTDIDAVLTRGNQTFVFYGAQYVRSTGTPFGQIDPGYPQPIGAVPEDRLPKLDRIDVAFTDAKKNEYFYHHTDESVIISTADGIGKPIPIKTQREQLGLPADFGKIVTIMTTDKATYVIGGTQYAKFPLPTSASDKQWWETTSLSLGTLSGNQEGIPTDFVISEAHWHAGTAYFFDNKKRTYLAVTGTSRVTRPYHVTTDLPDRLAIDAAWVAGGKLYLSASGGTVRELYRYTLNGSAIGRFVDDTYPQKLPRGVSGVFQRDDQMYVFSANRYTRVPVTQEPTTLPVSQLITGAWAEMPRPGTPFDGVLDSKTGLYLFTGAGFHRHSTTLTVRRPYELSSLPFELIRLTSGTASQLSRRLLSGGVPALLDLATQQTDEVLVSTSETATDAVRVRSGMVDPGRLPTGSHLDFRSANGMYYWEVFFHAPLLIAQALNNGQRFADARKWYQYVFDPTNLRSYWRFLPFLTTDPPALAADLTVALAAAVEAGLPVADRLAPALTTVITALRDVAPAVLGNREPAGDVELGGYTVLTTAANHAAVAAALAGLNPATPAQREIVGMLTEHSLIAADLEKVFGALGDHENLLEAYRDRPFDPHAIAELRPAAYRRAVVMGYVDNLLDWADLLFRQYTPESVDQARMLYVFAYDLLGAPPERLGTRLLPRAETYADLDLADLDLVGYLTGGGDLLAGAGSVHAGVADRYFAIPENALFQEYWTRVEDRLHKIRESLTILGVAAPLPLFAPPIDPMALVQAAAAGAAPDTVVADQAVAPPAYRFATMFRRAQELAEKVAQYGGELLSVLERGSAEELSLLQNRQEQAIQAMTVALKQSEIEIAEANVRELLAGQAGAAARVAHYQRLIDDGMSALERGQIEMMSKAAELHMDSGWLQVGAAIAYALPQIKIGVFNFGTEAGGINVGEALNTTGQVLSAFGEAYSMVGETLGVQAQFQRTAQDWDLQLATARNDGEQLVHRIAAAGEQVAVARREADLQAQEIAHSKAVGAFLTDKFPSAQLYGWMAGRASGLYFQLYHLAYETAKAAERAYQFENGVSDSFIRPVYWDNRRNGLLAGASLGVDLERLGKAQLDGGARGLEITKQISLLDLDPIAMLRLRQSGNCEFALTEALFDEDFPGHFKRQIRTVTVTFLDQEGQPLGLNGTLTQLGHKTVLAADPRAVKHLLSPTGAAPESIRADWRASQQIALSQPDGGRDNNGLFELRFDDERYLPFEGTGAVSTWRLDRTMFHGGELYDVLVTVKYTAEHGGEAFANAVRGMQRPRPAARFFDVAREFPEAWEQFLNGADRLVLPLTTDLFPGMASRQIGGALAAYELADGGSAELVLGGDPALTLAPAKLLPTPGLSVSDDGSKTWEFTVDGDRSALADVGLVLTYQARMA